In a genomic window of Amycolatopsis japonica:
- a CDS encoding J domain-containing protein encodes MPDVDYYEVLGVGKAASVNEIKTAYRRLAKSHHPDTGGSALTFQLVREAYDTLSDPMRRAGYDAGGRSVRAPIRPRPRRRFGEEPGYEPEPVVIDPDDLEWWEFAAQDERVRHGRRRGPGHTPVVAAVGGMVLVLLPVLTGVGFSAPTLIVWLILTAGTALLVQRLARGYLAASRAKNRFAAEFGGKRVFGTPGVESDELAERLTADMLERYLTRLPGARIFHGLSWPDSVFADVDHAVLCGKRLVLVESKLWLPGHYETGDDDRLLRNGRAFRGGGSRLTESLAEFRRVLPGVTLRGAMVVYPSRTGEITTDPDDPSPAPPMTPEQFLHEIGGWLAAEPSTVDTATMRVVRDRVVGTV; translated from the coding sequence GTGCCCGACGTCGACTATTACGAGGTGCTCGGCGTGGGCAAGGCCGCCTCGGTCAACGAGATCAAGACCGCGTACCGGCGGCTGGCGAAGTCGCATCACCCGGACACCGGCGGATCCGCCCTCACGTTCCAGCTGGTCCGCGAGGCCTACGACACGCTGAGCGATCCGATGCGGCGCGCGGGCTACGACGCGGGCGGGCGCTCGGTGCGCGCCCCGATCCGGCCGCGGCCGCGGCGCCGCTTCGGCGAAGAACCGGGCTACGAGCCCGAGCCGGTCGTGATCGATCCGGACGACCTCGAATGGTGGGAATTCGCGGCACAGGACGAGCGCGTGCGCCACGGCCGCCGTCGCGGCCCCGGGCACACCCCCGTGGTGGCGGCGGTCGGCGGGATGGTGCTGGTCCTGCTGCCGGTGCTGACCGGCGTCGGCTTCTCGGCCCCCACGCTGATCGTCTGGCTGATCCTGACCGCCGGCACCGCCCTGCTGGTGCAACGGCTCGCGCGCGGTTATCTGGCCGCCTCTCGCGCCAAGAACCGGTTCGCCGCCGAGTTCGGCGGGAAACGCGTGTTCGGCACTCCCGGCGTCGAGTCCGACGAGCTCGCCGAGCGCCTCACCGCCGACATGCTCGAGCGCTACCTGACCCGGCTGCCCGGCGCGCGGATCTTCCACGGCCTCTCGTGGCCGGACTCGGTGTTCGCCGACGTCGACCACGCGGTGCTGTGCGGGAAGCGGCTCGTGCTCGTGGAATCGAAGCTGTGGCTGCCGGGGCACTACGAAACCGGGGACGACGACCGCCTGCTGCGCAACGGGCGCGCCTTCCGCGGCGGCGGGAGCAGACTGACCGAAAGCCTCGCCGAATTCCGGCGGGTCCTGCCCGGCGTCACGCTGCGCGGGGCGATGGTCGTGTACCCGAGCCGGACCGGTGAGATCACCACGGATCCCGACGATCCCTCCCCCGCGCCGCCGATGACGCCGGAGCAGTTCCTGCACGAGATCGGCGGCTGGCTGGCGGCGGAGCCGTCCACTGTGGACACGGCGACTATGCGGGTCGTGCGGGACCGAGTGGTCGGCACCGTCTAG
- a CDS encoding M14 family zinc carboxypeptidase, translated as MGYSPNRRRAGWTAATLVLAGAFVALPSATTAGAADNVVRADQAVPRSCFAALQKPGTSGTDRREFTSTVDGLLQARLAPRGGTEGDWDLAVFDKATGAVVAASAALRSHELAEGFVKKDQKLVVQTCRYDGRTRDAVLGVDFLALTPQGTPTGAAPAPQRAELVRVETPAKQDKDKLLRLGLDVTEKADATGVEVVLANDADRKTLADNGFKAKVVDGDLSARSIQNAKTDREYAAKTPGSTLPSGRTSYRHLYDYQFEVKELARKNPKIATAFTLPQPTWEGRDVVGLEIATDVKNIADGKPVNFTMGVHHAREWPAGEHAMEWAHELVKGYTGNNPEIRGLVGRTRNIIVPIVNPDGFEISREAEPKGDFSRFDYEMKRKNCNVNDSPKEFATGVCKANPGGRERGTDPNRNYAGFWGGAGASTLWRSDTFRGSGPFSEPETQNIRSIVSNRQVTNLITLHTFSNLVLRVPGVAAVRPPLDEPAYKALGDKLASRNGYTSQPSWALYDTTGSTEDWSYWATGGWGFTFEIGNTEFHPPFETGVVAEYTGVAPAAGAGKGGNRAAFIDMMANAADPAAHSTLIGTAPKGYQLKLHKTFQTPTSPVVQPDGSTKPPIYVTDDLNSSLSSTGGRFAWSINPSTRPYVAGRYGREPQGPAQAAIQVANPPGVPAINTNYPTDPASESFTFHVDGLPKVDNGKFSVDVKWASQDTDWDLYVFDAAGNMVSSSANGGTTEEHAILYDPPAGDYRAVLVNYSQATPSTVDDWTGGVSFQSPIPPTYGPKEAYQLTCTSPKGKLVGLADVYIDRGQTVDVGEVCTRSARAKKERSGR; from the coding sequence GTGGGGTATTCACCAAACCGGCGAAGAGCGGGATGGACCGCGGCGACCCTGGTACTCGCCGGGGCCTTCGTGGCACTTCCGTCGGCCACGACGGCGGGGGCCGCGGACAACGTGGTGCGGGCCGACCAGGCCGTGCCGCGTTCCTGTTTCGCCGCGCTGCAGAAGCCGGGTACGTCCGGCACCGATCGGCGCGAGTTCACGTCCACAGTAGACGGTCTGCTGCAGGCGCGCCTGGCGCCGCGCGGCGGCACCGAGGGAGACTGGGACCTCGCGGTCTTCGACAAGGCCACCGGCGCCGTGGTCGCCGCGTCCGCCGCGTTGCGCAGCCACGAGCTCGCCGAAGGCTTCGTGAAGAAGGACCAGAAACTGGTCGTGCAGACCTGCCGGTACGACGGCCGGACACGCGACGCGGTACTGGGGGTCGACTTCCTCGCGCTCACGCCGCAGGGGACCCCGACCGGCGCCGCGCCCGCGCCGCAGCGCGCCGAACTGGTCCGGGTCGAGACGCCCGCCAAGCAGGACAAGGACAAACTCCTCCGGCTCGGGCTGGACGTCACGGAGAAGGCCGACGCCACCGGCGTCGAGGTCGTCCTCGCCAACGACGCCGACCGCAAGACGCTGGCGGACAACGGCTTCAAAGCGAAGGTGGTCGACGGCGACCTTTCGGCGCGGTCGATTCAGAACGCCAAGACCGACCGCGAGTACGCCGCGAAGACGCCGGGCTCCACCCTGCCCTCCGGGCGCACGAGCTACCGGCACCTCTACGACTACCAGTTCGAGGTCAAGGAACTGGCCCGCAAGAATCCCAAGATCGCCACGGCGTTCACGTTGCCGCAGCCGACCTGGGAAGGCCGTGACGTCGTCGGCCTCGAGATCGCGACCGACGTCAAGAACATCGCCGACGGCAAACCCGTCAACTTCACCATGGGCGTGCACCACGCCCGTGAGTGGCCGGCGGGCGAGCACGCCATGGAATGGGCCCACGAACTGGTCAAGGGCTACACCGGCAACAACCCCGAGATCCGCGGTCTGGTCGGCCGGACGCGCAACATCATCGTGCCGATCGTCAACCCCGACGGCTTCGAAATCTCTCGTGAGGCCGAGCCCAAGGGCGACTTCTCGCGTTTCGACTACGAGATGAAGCGTAAGAACTGCAACGTCAACGACTCGCCCAAGGAGTTCGCGACCGGCGTCTGCAAGGCCAACCCCGGCGGCCGTGAACGCGGCACCGACCCGAACCGCAACTACGCGGGCTTCTGGGGCGGCGCCGGCGCGTCGACCCTCTGGCGCAGCGACACGTTCCGCGGCTCCGGCCCGTTCTCCGAGCCCGAGACGCAGAACATCCGCTCGATCGTGTCGAACCGCCAGGTGACCAACCTGATCACGCTGCACACCTTCTCGAACCTGGTGCTGCGTGTCCCGGGTGTCGCCGCCGTCCGCCCGCCGCTCGACGAGCCGGCGTACAAGGCGCTCGGCGACAAACTGGCCTCGCGCAACGGATACACCAGCCAGCCGTCGTGGGCGCTCTACGACACGACCGGCTCGACCGAGGACTGGTCGTACTGGGCAACCGGTGGCTGGGGCTTCACCTTCGAGATCGGCAACACGGAGTTCCACCCGCCGTTCGAGACCGGTGTCGTCGCCGAATACACCGGCGTCGCTCCCGCGGCCGGTGCCGGCAAGGGCGGTAACCGTGCGGCCTTCATCGACATGATGGCCAACGCCGCCGACCCGGCTGCGCACTCGACACTGATCGGCACGGCGCCGAAGGGCTACCAGCTGAAGCTGCACAAGACCTTCCAGACGCCGACCTCCCCGGTGGTGCAGCCGGACGGCTCGACGAAGCCGCCGATCTACGTGACCGACGACCTGAACTCGTCGCTGTCGTCGACCGGTGGCCGGTTCGCGTGGTCGATCAACCCGTCGACCCGTCCCTACGTCGCGGGCCGCTACGGCCGCGAACCGCAGGGACCGGCGCAGGCGGCGATCCAGGTCGCCAACCCGCCCGGGGTCCCGGCGATCAACACGAACTACCCGACCGACCCGGCTTCGGAGAGCTTCACCTTCCACGTGGACGGGCTCCCCAAGGTCGACAACGGGAAGTTCAGCGTCGACGTCAAGTGGGCCAGCCAGGACACCGACTGGGACCTGTACGTCTTCGACGCCGCGGGCAACATGGTGTCGTCGTCGGCGAACGGCGGGACCACCGAAGAGCACGCGATCCTGTACGACCCGCCCGCCGGGGACTACCGGGCCGTGCTGGTCAACTACTCGCAGGCGACCCCGTCCACTGTGGACGATTGGACCGGCGGTGTGTCGTTCCAGTCGCCGATCCCGCCGACCTACGGTCCCAAGGAGGCGTACCAGCTGACCTGTACGTCGCCGAAGGGCAAGCTCGTCGGGCTGGCGGACGTCTACATCGACCGCGGCCAGACGGTCGACGTCGGTGAGGTCTGCACCCGGTCGGCGCGCGCCAAGAAGGAGCGCTCGGGCCGGTAG
- a CDS encoding DUF998 domain-containing protein, with amino-acid sequence MTTPQVTARSPLALLAAVVSVAGGALLILLLQVLPATSDISPVRRTISEYALSENKWIFDVAVLLVAFGSAIGFGALIRRKHLPALSAASVFCALWTVSLVVIVAFPKNNWAIGPSTGGTVHRIASVVAFVCLPLAVWFAAKAVFPSSPARRAVTRVLAVAALAWFGVILGAIVVSMNGGEPWWRAIPLGLVERAMALTGLVALASLLIPARSVTAPVTEQAEALEIAS; translated from the coding sequence ATGACGACGCCCCAGGTCACCGCCAGGTCACCCTTGGCCCTGCTGGCCGCCGTGGTCTCCGTCGCCGGCGGAGCGCTGCTGATCCTGTTGCTGCAGGTCCTTCCCGCCACCAGCGACATCAGCCCGGTCCGCCGCACCATCAGCGAGTACGCGCTCAGCGAGAACAAGTGGATCTTCGACGTCGCGGTCCTGCTGGTCGCGTTCGGCTCGGCGATCGGCTTCGGCGCGCTGATCCGCCGCAAGCACCTTCCCGCGCTGTCCGCGGCATCGGTCTTCTGCGCGCTCTGGACGGTGAGCCTGGTGGTGATCGTGGCGTTCCCCAAGAACAACTGGGCGATCGGGCCGAGCACCGGCGGGACGGTGCACCGGATCGCGAGCGTCGTCGCCTTCGTCTGCCTGCCGCTGGCCGTGTGGTTCGCGGCGAAGGCCGTCTTCCCCTCCTCCCCCGCGCGGCGCGCCGTGACCCGGGTGCTCGCGGTGGCGGCCCTGGCCTGGTTCGGCGTGATCCTCGGGGCGATCGTGGTCTCGATGAACGGCGGCGAGCCCTGGTGGCGGGCGATCCCGCTCGGCCTGGTCGAACGCGCGATGGCGCTGACCGGGCTGGTCGCGCTGGCGTCACTGCTCATCCCCGCGCGCTCGGTCACCGCGCCGGTGACCGAGCAGGCCGAAGCCCTGGAGATCGCGTCCTGA
- a CDS encoding helix-turn-helix transcriptional regulator, translated as MKPTSAGRRPVSPDAETVTASGVGRELRRLRKAAGETQAETAKIIGVTRANLTQWETGKYLPSTHNARQLDDHFRAANALFTLVETARSPQEHTAPPLVGDAGVVDTSRSLLQVFHTVGAKLAERLIRDEHGKPLGWRHNLQKSTGPKALSTAYGINTMLVVGDPYIDLHTLAEDLYRLQSAHGWRGRAGGRRPETTASVVDALFRTSTMSADDGLEQLEGSLLIGDELDPYSRTRPYLLSAVLHTAVRLRPDAPLTDRLIDALLAARLDFDGSLLWPEKNEAGLVAPEASVVHTARSVVALRDVLRSREDRTDVREAADEATQWLIDRSHSDDGVAEDLERPRPDGEGTTRIIIRHFTSAWVVQALATAPFLPLPRLNRALGTLWERYDADQGLWAWESGDLPIWQTLDAVTALRAAAFAAAAPPLSPPGTPGTTP; from the coding sequence ATGAAGCCTACATCGGCCGGACGGCGGCCGGTAAGCCCCGATGCGGAAACCGTTACCGCGTCGGGAGTCGGACGTGAGCTGCGGCGGCTGCGCAAGGCCGCCGGGGAAACCCAGGCGGAAACCGCCAAGATCATCGGGGTGACCAGGGCGAACCTGACCCAATGGGAGACCGGCAAATACCTGCCGTCGACACATAACGCCCGCCAGCTCGACGACCACTTCCGCGCCGCGAACGCGCTGTTCACCCTGGTCGAAACGGCCCGTTCGCCGCAGGAACACACCGCCCCGCCCCTCGTCGGCGACGCCGGCGTCGTCGACACTTCGCGGTCGCTGCTGCAGGTGTTCCACACCGTCGGCGCCAAACTCGCCGAGCGCCTGATCCGCGACGAGCACGGGAAACCGCTGGGCTGGCGGCACAATCTGCAGAAGAGCACCGGGCCGAAGGCGCTCAGCACCGCCTACGGGATCAACACCATGCTGGTGGTAGGCGATCCCTACATCGACCTACATACGCTCGCCGAAGATCTCTACCGACTCCAGTCGGCGCACGGCTGGAGGGGCCGCGCGGGCGGCAGGCGGCCGGAGACCACCGCGTCGGTGGTGGACGCGCTTTTCCGCACCAGCACCATGTCCGCGGACGACGGATTGGAACAACTCGAAGGGTCGCTCCTGATCGGAGACGAGCTCGACCCGTACAGCCGGACCCGTCCGTACCTGTTGTCCGCCGTGTTGCACACGGCGGTCCGGCTGCGGCCGGACGCCCCGCTGACCGACCGGCTGATCGACGCCCTCCTGGCGGCCCGGCTCGACTTCGACGGCTCACTCCTGTGGCCGGAGAAGAACGAGGCAGGGCTCGTCGCCCCGGAGGCTTCGGTCGTGCACACCGCGCGGTCGGTCGTCGCCCTGCGGGACGTCCTGCGCAGCCGTGAAGATCGCACCGACGTCCGTGAGGCGGCCGACGAAGCCACACAATGGCTCATCGACCGATCCCATTCGGACGATGGCGTGGCAGAGGATCTAGAGAGGCCTCGCCCCGACGGTGAAGGAACGACCCGGATCATCATCCGGCACTTCACCTCCGCCTGGGTCGTCCAAGCGCTCGCCACCGCCCCCTTCCTGCCACTCCCCCGGCTCAACCGGGCGCTCGGAACCCTTTGGGAGCGCTACGACGCCGATCAAGGGCTCTGGGCGTGGGAGAGCGGAGATCTACCGATTTGGCAGACCTTGGACGCAGTCACCGCGCTCCGCGCGGCCGCCTTCGCCGCCGCGGCGCCCCCGCTCAGCCCTCCAGGAACTCCAGGTACAACTCCATGA
- the dcd gene encoding dCTP deaminase — protein MPLSWPAPRRGILTDRAIRRAHRSGELTITPFEPTLVRPAAISLRLGHEAFALESTGTVDIADRSTYPELRPKEPDAEGRLCVDPGEVVLAPTLEKIGLSERLAGLVDGTSDYARLGISVVLCGQVSPGFGNEKGAVLTLEIVNHLRHPVLLHPGARICNLMLFASTGSEQPYGTLPHNYSSDHNVAPSRLADHVGRN, from the coding sequence ATGCCGCTGAGCTGGCCCGCGCCACGCCGCGGCATCCTGACCGACAGGGCCATCAGACGTGCGCACCGCAGCGGGGAGCTCACGATCACCCCGTTCGAACCCACCCTCGTCCGCCCCGCCGCGATCAGCCTGCGGCTCGGGCACGAGGCGTTCGCGCTGGAATCGACGGGGACCGTCGACATCGCCGACCGGAGCACGTATCCGGAACTCCGGCCGAAGGAACCCGACGCCGAAGGACGGCTGTGCGTCGACCCCGGCGAGGTCGTCCTCGCACCGACGCTGGAGAAGATCGGGCTTTCGGAGCGGCTCGCCGGGCTCGTCGACGGCACGAGCGACTACGCGCGGCTCGGCATCAGTGTCGTCCTTTGTGGACAGGTCAGCCCCGGTTTCGGCAACGAGAAGGGCGCCGTGCTGACCTTGGAGATCGTGAACCATCTGCGGCATCCGGTACTGCTGCACCCCGGAGCGCGGATCTGCAACCTGATGCTGTTCGCCTCCACCGGAAGCGAACAGCCCTACGGCACGCTGCCGCACAACTATTCCAGCGACCACAACGTGGCCCCGTCCCGATTGGCGGATCATGTCGGCCGTAACTGA
- a CDS encoding thiamine-phosphate kinase, which translates to MSAVTELSPVGDDVRLGDLGEHAILEHILRPRYGGVRGFGDDCAVLDAEEGLRGDLVATTDSCPTPLVTILGETDPYHAGWLLATINLSDLAAAGATPLGLVVNYTLPKTTTAGEFRRLLDGVDDCTKRHGTKVVGGDLRDGPVRQLTATAIGRCVPGGRLGRFGAEADDRLLLVGSPGYLWSYALLVEQQARLSDPVVAEIRERACKPIAQVAAGNALATAGLARAAMDVSDGLFPTVRTLCGANGLGARITTAIRLDEPLADVCAQSGLGRFELAQAWGDWTLVVAVRPEDVELTKKTLAGEGVAAQEIGVLVPREEGISLDDGEPWEGIAQERFSPSSWHGGELPRLITEVLGKRAS; encoded by the coding sequence ATGTCGGCCGTAACTGAACTCTCGCCGGTCGGCGACGACGTCCGCCTCGGCGACCTCGGCGAGCACGCGATCCTGGAGCACATCCTGCGACCGCGTTACGGCGGTGTCCGCGGGTTCGGTGACGACTGCGCCGTCCTCGACGCCGAAGAGGGGCTTCGCGGCGACCTGGTCGCCACCACCGACAGCTGCCCCACGCCGCTGGTCACCATCTTGGGCGAAACGGATCCGTACCACGCCGGATGGCTGCTGGCGACGATCAACCTGTCCGATCTGGCGGCGGCCGGGGCCACGCCACTCGGCCTGGTCGTCAACTACACCCTGCCGAAGACGACCACCGCGGGCGAATTCCGGCGGCTTCTCGACGGCGTGGACGACTGCACGAAGAGGCACGGGACCAAGGTCGTCGGTGGCGATCTCCGGGACGGTCCGGTCCGGCAGCTCACCGCCACCGCGATCGGCCGCTGTGTCCCCGGCGGCAGGCTCGGGCGGTTCGGTGCCGAGGCCGACGACCGTCTGCTGCTGGTCGGTTCGCCCGGTTACCTGTGGTCGTACGCGTTGCTCGTCGAACAACAGGCGCGGCTCTCCGATCCGGTCGTCGCCGAGATCCGCGAGCGTGCCTGTAAGCCGATTGCGCAGGTGGCCGCCGGGAACGCGCTCGCCACGGCGGGGCTGGCACGTGCCGCGATGGACGTCTCGGACGGTCTTTTCCCGACCGTGCGGACGCTCTGCGGGGCCAACGGCCTCGGCGCGCGGATCACGACGGCCATCCGGCTGGACGAGCCGCTCGCCGACGTCTGCGCGCAGTCGGGACTCGGCCGGTTCGAGCTCGCGCAGGCTTGGGGCGACTGGACGCTCGTGGTCGCCGTGCGGCCGGAGGACGTCGAGCTCACCAAGAAGACCCTCGCCGGTGAAGGTGTCGCGGCGCAGGAGATCGGCGTGCTCGTTCCCCGCGAGGAAGGCATTTCGCTGGACGACGGCGAGCCTTGGGAAGGGATCGCGCAGGAGCGGTTCTCGCCCAGTTCGTGGCACGGTGGCGAGCTGCCGCGGCTGATCACCGAGGTGCTGGGCAAGCGGGCGAGCTGA
- a CDS encoding S8 family peptidase, which produces MRRRAPVLTGLLLVTVLGVTGVQVASAAPGQPPDQAVLPAPRTLTLITGDRLTVQERPGGVPALAVHPGPGRERMGFRRSQDKNGWSVYPADALPLVASGVLDERLFRIDRLLADGYDDSARSTLPLIVRQEGPVATVGRRLDSIGATAFAQPKERAGELWSSLTGPGATSVRKVWLDRRVKANLDRSVPQIGAPEAWRSGFTGKGVKVAVLDTGVDARHPDLVGKVVAAKDFSGGGDPTDRHGHGTHVASTILGSGGRFQGVAPDAGLLAGKVLGDDGSGGWSEIISGMEWAVAEGAKVINLSLGGEDGADIDPLEAAVNRLTKEHGVLFVIAAGNEGERGAGTVGSPGSADAALTVGAVDRADALASFSSRGPRRGDNAVKPEITAPGVAIVAAKAGGDHQPMSGTSMATPHVAGAAALLVQRHPDWGPERIKAGLTGTAKPTDGLTVFQQGTGRVDVAKAVGQRVNADITTLAFGTIPVADPKPLTREITYRNSGAAPVDLDLRLDVRDEGGKPAPDGLFSVDRPRITVPAGGTATAVVTVNPGQKPRGTYGGTLLATAAGVEVRGLVGADLQREMFSADVKLIDRKGGKANGFVFVTNLDSGEGKVLSATDGGGPILLPQGRYLFVSEISETSGASLVSEPGFVLDRDREVVLDGRLAKPVTVRTDRRDASSNGQIVAFSERVAGRGSTSYQWYQPRLFHDEQYAYVAPTRTAVPDFDFLVTTMLSKQTSEGRSENSPYVYNLQFPSNGRVPDVSAYRVRDHELAKVSATYAATGEQWGNLHVLPSPYDNENDLGNAWFLTAQATLPATREEFHSTGKIRWLKRLLVERLPTNGVWSGTQETAAGVEYRAGQRVQEEWNRAVVGPTSAKLTKMVRDGDTLSVLLPLLATRGDHVSVSAVEGTTRLLRNGKEIGSVPEVPGHLWPVSGPVTFTVPPEAGDYTLTVDAKRPDGGNAELSGNVVVSWSFRSQRTAVETPLPLMTLRATPSLGLANDAWRLLPLAVPIEVERPTGSVRQVTAEASFDGGKTWHRQFVFGSGSHRQAFVAAPPFGSARFVSLRLSATDSGGNSVTQTVMNAYRLR; this is translated from the coding sequence ATGCGCCGAAGAGCCCCTGTCCTGACCGGTCTGCTCCTGGTGACCGTGCTCGGAGTGACCGGCGTGCAAGTCGCGTCGGCCGCTCCCGGACAGCCGCCGGATCAAGCCGTCCTGCCCGCGCCGCGCACCCTCACGCTGATCACCGGAGACCGGCTCACCGTGCAGGAGCGGCCGGGTGGCGTGCCCGCCCTCGCCGTCCACCCGGGGCCGGGGCGCGAACGGATGGGGTTCCGGCGCAGCCAGGACAAGAACGGCTGGTCGGTCTACCCGGCCGACGCCTTGCCGCTCGTGGCGAGCGGGGTGCTCGACGAGCGGCTGTTCCGGATCGACCGGCTGCTCGCCGACGGATACGACGACAGCGCGCGATCGACGCTTCCGCTGATCGTGCGGCAGGAAGGCCCGGTGGCCACCGTTGGGCGGCGGCTCGACAGTATCGGCGCCACCGCTTTCGCCCAGCCCAAGGAACGCGCGGGTGAGTTGTGGTCCTCGTTGACCGGTCCCGGTGCCACTTCGGTGCGGAAGGTGTGGCTGGACCGCAGGGTCAAGGCGAACCTCGACCGCAGCGTGCCGCAGATCGGCGCGCCGGAGGCCTGGCGGAGCGGGTTCACCGGCAAGGGCGTCAAGGTCGCCGTGCTGGACACCGGAGTCGACGCCCGCCACCCGGATCTCGTGGGCAAAGTGGTCGCGGCCAAGGACTTCTCCGGCGGTGGGGACCCCACGGACCGGCACGGCCACGGCACCCACGTCGCCTCGACGATCCTCGGGTCCGGCGGACGGTTCCAGGGGGTCGCGCCCGACGCAGGGCTGCTCGCGGGCAAGGTGCTCGGCGACGACGGCAGCGGCGGCTGGTCGGAGATCATCAGCGGGATGGAGTGGGCGGTCGCCGAGGGCGCCAAGGTGATCAACCTGAGTCTCGGCGGCGAGGACGGCGCGGACATCGACCCGCTGGAAGCCGCGGTGAACCGGCTCACCAAGGAGCACGGCGTGCTGTTCGTGATCGCCGCGGGCAACGAAGGGGAACGCGGGGCGGGCACGGTGGGGTCGCCGGGCAGCGCCGACGCGGCGCTCACCGTCGGCGCGGTGGACCGGGCCGACGCGCTGGCGTCGTTCTCCAGCAGGGGGCCGCGGCGCGGCGACAACGCGGTCAAACCGGAGATCACCGCGCCGGGAGTGGCGATCGTCGCGGCCAAAGCGGGTGGCGACCACCAGCCGATGTCAGGCACCTCGATGGCGACACCGCACGTGGCCGGCGCGGCCGCACTGCTCGTCCAGCGGCATCCGGATTGGGGGCCCGAGCGGATCAAGGCCGGGCTCACGGGCACCGCGAAGCCGACCGACGGGCTGACCGTCTTCCAGCAGGGAACGGGCCGGGTCGACGTCGCCAAGGCGGTCGGGCAGCGCGTGAACGCCGACATCACCACGCTGGCCTTCGGCACCATCCCGGTGGCCGATCCGAAACCGCTGACCCGGGAGATCACTTACCGCAACAGCGGCGCCGCCCCGGTTGATCTGGATCTGCGGCTCGACGTTCGCGACGAGGGCGGGAAACCGGCGCCCGACGGGCTGTTCTCGGTGGACCGGCCGAGGATCACGGTGCCCGCCGGCGGAACCGCGACCGCGGTGGTCACGGTGAACCCCGGGCAAAAGCCGCGCGGTACCTATGGCGGCACCCTGCTGGCCACGGCCGCCGGAGTGGAAGTACGCGGCCTTGTCGGGGCCGACCTCCAGCGCGAGATGTTCTCGGCCGACGTCAAGCTCATCGACCGCAAGGGCGGCAAGGCGAACGGCTTCGTGTTCGTGACCAATTTGGACAGTGGCGAGGGGAAGGTCCTGTCCGCGACGGACGGCGGCGGCCCGATCCTGTTGCCGCAAGGCCGGTACCTGTTCGTCTCGGAGATCTCCGAGACGTCAGGGGCGAGCCTGGTCAGCGAACCGGGTTTCGTGCTCGATCGCGACCGGGAAGTCGTGCTGGACGGGCGGCTGGCGAAACCGGTGACGGTGCGGACCGATCGCCGGGACGCCAGTTCGAACGGTCAGATCGTCGCCTTCTCCGAACGCGTCGCCGGCCGGGGGAGCACGAGTTATCAGTGGTACCAGCCGAGGCTCTTCCACGACGAGCAGTACGCCTACGTCGCGCCGACCCGCACCGCCGTGCCCGACTTCGACTTCCTCGTCACCACCATGCTGAGCAAGCAGACGAGCGAAGGCAGGTCGGAGAACAGTCCCTACGTCTACAACCTGCAGTTCCCGAGCAACGGCCGCGTTCCCGACGTTTCGGCGTACCGGGTGCGCGACCACGAGCTGGCCAAGGTGTCCGCCACCTACGCCGCGACCGGTGAGCAATGGGGCAACCTGCACGTGCTGCCTTCGCCGTACGACAACGAAAACGACCTCGGCAACGCCTGGTTCCTGACCGCTCAGGCCACATTGCCCGCGACACGGGAGGAGTTCCACAGCACCGGGAAGATCCGCTGGCTGAAGCGGCTCCTCGTGGAGCGGCTTCCCACCAACGGGGTCTGGAGCGGCACGCAGGAAACCGCGGCGGGCGTCGAATACCGTGCGGGGCAACGGGTCCAGGAGGAGTGGAATCGTGCCGTCGTCGGGCCGACGTCGGCGAAACTGACCAAGATGGTGCGCGACGGCGACACCCTCAGCGTCCTGCTGCCGCTGCTCGCGACGCGCGGCGATCACGTCAGCGTGTCGGCGGTGGAGGGCACCACCCGGCTGCTGCGGAACGGGAAGGAAATCGGCTCCGTGCCTGAAGTTCCGGGCCATCTCTGGCCGGTCTCGGGCCCGGTGACGTTCACCGTGCCGCCGGAAGCGGGCGACTACACGCTGACCGTCGACGCGAAACGGCCGGACGGCGGCAACGCCGAGTTGTCGGGCAATGTGGTGGTGTCGTGGAGCTTCCGTTCGCAGCGGACGGCCGTCGAGACACCACTACCGCTGATGACGCTGCGGGCCACACCGTCGCTCGGCCTGGCCAACGATGCCTGGCGCCTGCTCCCGCTCGCCGTCCCGATCGAGGTCGAGCGGCCGACGGGAAGCGTCCGGCAGGTCACCGCCGAAGCGTCTTTCGACGGTGGCAAGACCTGGCATCGGCAGTTCGTTTTCGGGAGCGGTTCGCACCGGCAGGCCTTCGTGGCGGCGCCGCCGTTCGGTTCCGCGCGGTTCGTCTCCCTGCGGCTGTCCGCGACGGATTCCGGTGGGAACTCGGTGACTCAGACGGTGATGAACGCTTATCGGCTGCGGTAG